DNA from Quercus lobata isolate SW786 chromosome 1, ValleyOak3.0 Primary Assembly, whole genome shotgun sequence:
TAGATTAGGGTTTATGCTTTCGTTTCTTAGTTTTAATATCATGTCATTCATTCACACATCCATGCATTGATGTCATAGGTGATGAGTTGTTGCAAGGTAAGTAAAGGTAGGTCATGCATTGATATGAACGTGCATCTTTTGTGATGAATATGTTTGTATGATGTTTGGTCTTGAGTATGGATGTTTATATGATCTTTTGATTGCCATGATTAAGTAGCTACCTCGCTTTAGATGTATGATAGAGTTTCACATGCTAGGGTTTCTATGTGCGTATGGGTTTGGCTCTCTTTCATCTATGGGTAgatatgtatgtgttttgggatgaatgatgccatgattgtatgcttagatgtatgctagtgtgcgTGTGAGTATAGATACAAATGTTGAACATGTTTTTAATAAGGTTAGGACATAAGACATAATGATGTGAGGCCAACCTTAAGTTTGGGCAATCTTAGGTGCTTAACTCCTTCCCAAGAACGAAACTAATCTCTAAACCCatatctctggtagtaagatcaatggTTCTTCCTTAGGaggacgctatatatatggttcctagaccattgcaaaaactaggtggctaCTCTTTCGTTGTATCCACACCTATCACATTATTGATTCATTAATGGATCCTTCATGGCTTAGAGGTTTGCTACCAgaaattaatagtttaatttatATTCCATCAAAGAAAGTATTGTGTTTGCTTTCTTCAGGCTTTGCAACATTAGTTTCACTCTCGGAAATagacatttttttcttatagtgacaacaaaagaattttgtttataataatAACTTCTAAGAGTATTGTACCTCAATTAACACTTCGTGGTGTTTCTAGAAAAGATATGCCAAAGGTTCAAAATCTCCATCCCCATATTATAAGGTTCAAAATCTCCATCCCTATATTATACTTATcgaatttatcaaaaaaataaaaataaaaacattactTTATAGCCAACTTTTAAAattgatctctttttttttttttttttttgagaaagaaacttcattcatttaatcataataataacaaatctTGATACAAGGCTTCCAAAGTTGGTAGGAGAGTCCTCCAACCAATACAAAtcatattctaaatttctaGCATGTTGAGCAAGAACATGCGCTACCTTATTGCCTCCCCTCCTAATCTTACTAATTGTAACCCACTGTAAGCCAGACATCAAATGGTGAATATCATCAACCACATTGCCTAGGGATGAATAGTTAGCCACATCTAAAGAAATAGCTTGCATAACATTGGTATTATCTCCCTCTATCATTAATCTAGTGAAACCATCATCCATAGTGAATTCAAGAGATCTTCTGCACACAAAGAGTTTAGTTTCCTCACTTGTATCCACCTGTGGCCCAATAGCAGACGTACCAGCCATAACTTCACCCTTCTCATTTCGAATTATTGTTCCTATACCAGATTTCTCCATCCTTGAAAATATTGCTGCATCAAAGTTTAACTTATATACCATTGGTGGAGGTAGCTGCCGTACTTCACTGCTTGGTTGCTCCATCAGACTCACTGTTAAATGCACTTGGGCTTGCTTAAACTCCTGCAAAAAACTCCTTTGCTCTCTTGTTAAGACTGGTCGGGTTCTTTAGTTGCCCTCCATACAGTACACAATTACGTTGGTTCtgttggaaaatctggttttgcacctcatacaaaacacatagCGGAAGCAACAATCATGgatttacttcattcatgagagataacatgtaaccttgaattctagaacaaagaatagaaagcgtaccttgatgcagtgaaattcaaaaccaagacttgagaatacctttaatcttcatctcaattccacatggtgcccaagaagtgtggtctctcaattagtctttttgtacattgattctcaaagaaaaatccttctttttctccttgcagagaaaaactgttttcttttcttttcatcatacgTACATACTAACTAACTTggtagttactttatttaataactcttattaaataaaaactgattatctaattgggttagccttttgggcctacCCAATTAGGCTTTAGTTTATGACTTGAGATGGGActaaagggaacaaataagactttagttccaatgggccttgggtttttctgtcaactcttgacaaatccaaagttaccattaattatatttaataccactatataaatataattgcactctaggccttattaataaattatatcccaagactttattatatatgcaaccccttcattaaaatattcatagtaatataaagtcatgaatgttgactgccactttgaagattactacatatTAATCTTTGAATACCTGGTTTAATCCTttatgttattcatcatatatttatgaaatccaatttcataaatatattctttagtaactccttaatAAAGTGGTTGGGCCTAACACTCTAAATAACCAAACcaattaaacttatctcaagggaatatttaaTATCTCCGtaaagagattatgaattccatcttgagaatagatgttccatcaacactaaatgtggctgcccaacatactgaggttttgatcgtgacttatagatctcactcttgatatatcaaagcaacctacacctcatgatcaggttcattattctctcaggatttagagttgatgtaaatagaagtcgtgagatttattattcatttgacagtcgttaggagaataataagtCTTACAGTGGTCCAGtttaatatgtcttaactcttaaaacatatcaactagaagtctccacttccatgatcaaaacaaattatcttagttgatatgttatagtctttgtagatgaaatgcccaatttcatcaccaactacgaattaaaattttgagtttacaaagaatttgtgatttatatcttctgtgactaaatcacataaatcacatactatacATCTCATGGACTACGATAATGTtccattagttcatttataaatagtctcatataattaaaaaatttaattatttatgacatgacaataaattggattttagggcataaacccgaACAAGTTCCATATGAGCCAACTATGAACCCAAAACAGCTCCATTTCTTCAGTTGAGAGCCAATCCACCAAATGCTCCATCAACTGCATTATATCTTGGAAACTGAAGCTCCCTTCTGTAGTTTTGGGATGCTCCCTACCCACACATCTTGCACCGCTGCACAACCCCATAAAACGTGTACTACTGATTCCGCCTCCCTAGTACAAATGTGGCATTAATCTTCATTGATAATTGTTATCTTTACTAGGTTGCACCTTGTTGGTAAGATGTCATTGAATGCCCTCCACccgaaaattttaattttgtttagtaTACAAAGCTTCCACAAAACCGGCCAGATGAGTTTCCCAACACAACTCCCTAAAGATTCAGCCCGATTCCCATTGCCTCGCATACTTATTGCTACCTTGTATGCAGATTTGATAGTGAACTTCCCATTTTTATTGTGTAGCCAACTGATTGAATCTAGAACAACCCTTCTGCTAAGAGGAATCTTGGTAATTGCATCAGCATCTTTTCTATGGAACAATGACATGATCATATCACTTCTCCATACATGCACctctaaattaattaattctgAAACAACCATCTCATCAACCAGCTCATTAATTGGATGAACTTTATTTGTGGGATGATTGGGAATCCATTTATCCCCTAACACACTTATTGAAGACCCATTGTCCACCGTCTAACAATAGCCCGATCTAAGAATAGGAAGTGCAGCCAACAAACTTCTCCACACATAAAAACATCCAAGAGACTCTTTAACATCAAGAAAAGAGGACCGAGGAAAATACCTTGCTTTGAAACACTTGTATAACAATGAGTCATTGCCTTGAATCATTCTCCAACCTTGTTTAGCCAACATTGCTAAATTAAAATCTCTCAAATCCCAAAATCCCATACTACCCTCCATCTTTGAAGTTGAAAGCTTATCCCAATCgtccaatgaatttttctttcattgcctacttgaccccaccaaaatttggCACATAAATTATCCAATTCATCACATAATTTCATAGGAAGTTGGAAAACACTCATAGTATATGTCGGTATAGATTAAGCAACTGCCTTGATGAGAATTTCTTTCCCAGCTCTAGATAATAGCATTCCTTTCCATCCTTGCAGCTTCTTCCATATTCTGtcttttaaataagaaaatgtgTGGTACTTAGCCCTTCCAATCAAAGTTGGCAACCCTAAGTAAGACTCAAATTTCATCATTTCCTTGACACCCAAAATGTGCATCATCTGCTGCTTCTGAACTCCTATTGTGTTAGTACTAAAATAAACAGAGGACTTCTCCAAATTTATGCTTTGGCCTGAAGCGTTTGCATATGTTTGGAGAATCTCCACAATGGCCTCCCCTTCATTCTATATAACCTGATAAAACAACAGAGAATCATCTGCAAACGATAAGTTAGTAACTCTGGGTGCTCTTCTACAAATAGAAACTCCTTTTATCCTCCCTTCAAATTCTACTTTTGCCAATAAAGCTGTAAAGCCTTCTGCACATAACAGAAAAAGGTACAATGACAGTGAGTCTCCTTGGTGTATTCCCCGTGAAGGATGTACCATACCATAAGGTTTGCCATTCACCGAAATAGAGAAGGATGGTGTGGTTAGGCCTATTCAGATTTCGCCCGTAGCCGACAAAATGGGCCTACACCGATCTGAACCGCACCTTACAGAGCTCCACCGAAGGTGTATGGCGAATTGGTCAGAGGTGATTTCCAAGTACCAATGACAGTCGGTGAGGCGAACGGTTGTAGATTTTGCATTCCGATGAGTAACCAAACCGAccgcctatatatatataattatatatatatatgtatatatggataatatttaacatataaatatatgatttataatcaagttctgttttaagaaattttcaaaaagagaaagatagtACTTGTGCTACTGTGCAATGTGATTAAGAAAGGAGGCGTGATAACAGAGAGGCGTGAAAtgtgaaggaagaagaggagaaTATAGGGTTAAGTTAAATGAGTTATAAAACGAtgtagtttcaatttttttttttttaatttgatacaaaatgacatcattttggacataatattaattttaattttaatttcaaaacgACGTTGTTTCAGTTGGAGTCTAGGTTAAGTTCTGAATTTTCTGGTTTGGATCAATTAATCCTCTTTCTGCCgtttgcctctctctctctctctctctctctctctctctctctctctctctctctctctccctcgtCGCCACTGCTGTTTGCAGTTCCCAGCCACCGCCGTTTGTAGTTCCCCGCCACCATCATCAACTTTAACTTGATTCCGCTGTTTTCCAAGTttccctctcttctctctactctctatcATGGTTATTATCtagaaatttttagaaaatgatttGTAGCTCAATTTTCAATACCTAGTTACTATGCTTTCTACAGGTATGTAGAGTTATATAATGCTTAAGACCTAGGCTACTTATCTAGTTATCTTCTCCATGCTATGGTTTCTAGAAGATtgtgaatttgttgaaaattttgtgtggGTATTAGAGAAATATTTTGAACACGTTTGTTTAttaatatttgagttttttgaaatttctgtGTGGGTtgtttgatgattttgatgtgattttttatttttatttttttgcaccAAACTAACTGCACCGCACCGCTATAGTGAACCGGTGTAGACCAGTTACTACCATCCACATGTGAGGTGTGGCGAGCATGAGGGGAAACCGCACCTCATAGGTGTGGTGCAAAAATTCCCCCCATAACCAGCCGCACTGCACCGTGTACAGGCCTAGGTGTGGTGACACAACTCATCGCCCTCTCTATCCATTGTGTTGGGAAGTCCATTTTCTCCATAATCCCTTGAAGGAATTGCCATTCCACCCGATCATAAGCCTTGCTGATATCTAACTTCAATGCCAAGGTCCCTTTCTTGCCCTTCTTCCTAGCATGCACTATATGTAGTGTCTTATAGGCCACCAAAATATTGTTTGTAATCAATCTTCCCGATACAAAAGCACTTTGTGTGGGTGAGATAATATGTGAAAGTACCTGTTTCAATCTGTTTGCCAACACTTTGGAAATA
Protein-coding regions in this window:
- the LOC115955291 gene encoding uncharacterized protein LOC115955291, translated to MEQPSSEVRQLPPPMVYKLNFDAAIFSRMEKSGIGTIIRNEKGEVMAGTSAIGPQVDTSEETKLFVCRRSLEFTMDDGFTRLMIEGDNTNVMQAISLDVANYSSLGNVVDDIHHLMSGLQWVTISKIRRGGNKVAHVLAQHARNLEYDLYWLEDSPTNFGSLVSRFVIIMIK